The DNA segment AACTGAATCTTGATGTGAAGAGACTTCCGACGTCAGGCTATCGGACCCCGCGCGTGCCCGGCTCCCGCCCCCGTGTGGCACGCCGCACACCGGCCTCGTACACCCCGTGCGGGGAAGCGCGTTGACCCTGCGGACCCCTCATCACGGGCACTCACGGGCACCCAAGGGCGGTGCGGTGCGGCCGGTCCGCACCGGCCGAGCTGTCACCTGCAGCGGCGGTGGCCGTCCGCGCCAGGGGGGGGGGGAGAGACGCGGGCGGCCACCGCCGGGTGCAAGCACCCGTGGGGGGATGCCATCCGCATGCCCCGGGAATCGCGGACCACTCCCCCCGATTCTTTTTTATTTTTCGCCGGGCTTCCACCGGTCCTCCGGCCGGTCTCCCGGTCGGTCTTCCGGCGGACGACAGCCGTACGAGCGGTCATCGGCCCGCCGCCACAGGGCAGTTCCGCGTCACCGCACGGTGAAACGCATCAGCCCTTCCAGGAACGGCAGCTTCAGCCACGGGTCGGGCTGCACCATGAGCGCGAGCAGCGTGATCACAACGCCGAGCACCCCGTACGTCACCATGTCCGTGAAGCGCGAGCGCACCGCGAGCATCCCGACGGAACGCACCCACCAGCGCATCACGGCGCCACCGATCAGAGCGACCCCGACCAGCAGCAGCCCCACCCGAGTCACGTCGAAGGCAACGAGCAACAGACCGACGCCGATCGTGACGAGCACCGTGAGCAGCGGCCACTGCCTGGCGGGCGCGGGCGCGTCACCGGGGGCCGCCCGGCCGCCGCCCTCGGGACGCGCGGTGTCCCGCGTCACGCGGGGAAAGCGCCGCGTCGTCCGGACCGGCTCGCCGTCCGGGCCTGGAGCGCTGACGGCGTCCTCCCCATCGGGCGCGGCAGGCTCCTGGGACTCGGCACCCGCGGGTTCGGTGCTCCCGGACTCATCACCCACGGGTTCGGAGTTCCCGGACCCGGAATCCCCGTCCGGTCCAGCACCCTCTCGATCAGCACCCTCTCGATCAGCGCCCTCGCGATCAGCGCCCTCGGCCTCGTCGGGCTCAGGCGTGGCGGGCTCGGGCGTGGCGGGCTCAGGCCTGGCCGGCTTCTCCGCCTTCGCGCCCTTGCGCCGCGCCCCGGGCCTGCCCGACTCCTCGGGCCCCGTCCGTGCGGCCGCGTCAGCCGACACTGCGCTCCGCCGCCTCCACGACGTTCACCAGCAGCTGCGCGCGGGTCATCGGGCCCACCCCACCCGGGTTCGGAGAGACCCAGCCGGCCACCTCCGCGACGCCGGGGTGCACGTCTCCGGCGATCTTGCCGTTCTCGTCCCGGCTGACGCCGACGTCGAGGACAGCGGCCCCCGGCTTGACGTCCTCGGGGTTGATGATGTGCCGGACCCCGGCCGCGGAGACGATGATGTCCGCCTGCTTGAGCAGCGCGGGAAGGTCACGGGTGCCGGTGTGGCACTGGGTGACGGTCGCGTTCTCGGACTTGCGGGTCAGCAGCAGCGGGATCGAGCGCCCGACGGTGATACCGCGGCCGACGACCACGACATGCGCCCCGTTGATCTCCACACCGTGGTGGCGCAGCAGCTGGATGATGCCGTACGGGGTGCAGGGCAGCGGCCCCTCCTCGTTCAGCACCAGCTTGCCGAGGCTGGTCGGGTGCAGCCCGTCGGCGTCCTTGGCCGGGTCCATCAGCCCGAGGATCCGGTTGGTGTCGATGCCCTTCGGGAGCGGCAACTGCACGATGTACCCCGTGCACTCGGGGTTCTCGTTGAGCTCCCGGACGACCGCCTCGATGTCCTCCTGCGTTGCGGTGTCGGGGAGTTCGCGCTGGATGGACCCGATACCGACCTCGGCGCAGTCGCGGTGCTTGCCGTTCACGTACCACCGGCTGCCGGGGTCGTCGCCGACGAGCAGGGTGCCGAGACCGGGGGCCACACCCTTCTCCTTGAGGGCCGCCACGCGGACGGTCAGATCGGACTTGATCGCGGCCGCGGTGGCCTTGCCATCGAGAATCTGGGCTGTCATACGAGCCATTCTTTCAGGGGGCGGCATGATCGCCCAAGTTGCACTTGCACAACACATGAGCACTGCGACTGGACAAACTTACGCGCCATTGAGAAGCATGTGGTTCGCAGTGCCGCGGCCAGTGTCGGGGGGCAGACCGCTCTGTCGTTTCTTTCACCAATCCTCCGCTCGAACCGCGCCGTCCCCGCATGAATCAACGGAGGAATTCAGCCATGAGCTTTGGCGACCCGAACCCGAACAACCCCTACGGCCCGCCGCCGGGACAGCCGCAGGGCCAGCCCCAGCAGCCGCCGCAGCAGGGTTACGGATACCCGCAGCAGGCCCCGCAGGGCGTGCCGCAGCAGCCCGGTTACGGCTACCCGCAGGCCCCGCCGGTCCAGCCCTACGGCGGTGGCGGCTACCCGGAGCAGGGTGGTTACGGCGGCCAGCCCCAGTTCGCGGGCTGGTGGAGCCGGTTCGGCGCGCTCCTGATCGACGGTCTGGTCATCGGCATCCCGTACGGCATCGTCCTCGCCATAGGCCGCGGCATCGGCGGCGGCGTGGGCGCGGCCCTCGTTCTGGTCGGCGTCCTCCTCGGCATCGGGCTTGGGCTCTTCAAGCTCTACAAGGAGGGCACCACCGGCCAGTTCGTCGGCAAGAAGGCCCTCGGTATCAGCCTGCTGCGCGAGGCCGACGGCCAGACGCTGGGCTTCGGCATGGCGTTCGTCCGCTACCTGGCCCACTTCGTGGACAGCATCGCCTGCTACCTGGGCTGGCTGTGGCCGGCGTGGGACTCCAAGAAGCAGACGTTCGCGGACAAGATCTGCTCGACCGTGGTCGTCAAGGTCGGCTGACCCGCGTCCTGCTGGGCCCCGAGGGCCGTAACCCCTGCGCAGAGCGCATGGAGTTACGGCCCTCGGCCGTGTCAGTGTCCGCCCGGCGGAAGTCCGCCCGGTGGAAGTCCGCTCAGTGGAAGAAGTGCCGCGTGCCCGTGAAGTACATCGTCACGCCCGCCTTCCTGGCGGCCTCCACGACCAGCTCGTCACGGACCGAGCCGCCCGGCTGCACCACGGCGCTGACCCCTGCGTTCGCCAGGATCTCGAAGCCGTCGGGGAACGGGAAGAACGCGTCCGAAGCGGCGTACGCCCCCCGCGCCCGCTCCTCTCCCGCGCGCTCGACAGCGAGCTTCGCGGAGTCCACCCGGTTGACCTGGCCCATTCCCACACCGACGGACGCGCCGTCCTTGGCCAGCAGAATCGCGTTGGACTTCACCGCACGGCACGCCTTCCAGGCGAACGACAGCTCGGCCAGCCCGGCCGCGTCGAGCGCGTCACCGGACGCGAGTGTCCAGTTCGCCGGGTCGTCGCCCTCGGCCTGGAGCCGGTCGGTGACCTGGAGCAGCGCGCCGCCGTCGATCTGCTTGACCTCGGCCGCGGCCGACGGGGCGTCGGGGCAGCGCAGCACCCGGATGTTCTTCTTGCGTGCCAGCACGTCGACCGCGCCGTCCTCGTACGCCGGAGCGACGACGACCTCGGTGAAGATCGGGGCGATCTGCTCGGCGAGTGCCACGGTGACCGGACGGTTGACCGCGATCACACCGCCGTACGCGGACACCGGGTCGCAGGCGTGCGCCTTGCGGTGGGCCTCGGCGAGGTCCGCGCCGATCGCGATGCCACAGGGATTGGCGTGCTTGATGATCGCCACGCAGGGCTCGGCGTGGTCGTACGCGGCCCGGCGCGCGGCGTCGGTGTCCGTGTAGTTGTTGTACGACATCTCCTTGCCGTGCAGCTGCTCGGCCTGGGCGAGGCCGCCCGTACCCGAGACGTACAGCGCGGCGCCCTGGTGCGGGTTCTCGCCGTAGCGCAGGACGTTCCCGCGCTCGTACGTGGCGCCGAGGAACTCGGGGAAGCCGCTGTCGTCGGCCGCCGCGTAGTCATCGGCGAACCAGCCGGCGACCGCCACGTCGTACGCGGCGGTGTGCCGGAACGCCTCGGCCGCGAGCCGCTTGCGCGCGGTCAGGTCGAAGCCGCCGCCCCTGACGGCGGTGAGGACGTCCGCGTACCGACCGGGGCTGGTGACGACGGCCACCGACGGGTGGTTCTTGGCGGCGGCCCGCACCATCGAGGGGCCGCCGATGTCGATCTGCTCGACGCACTCGTCGGGAGTGGCACCGGACGCGACGGTCTCGGTGAAGGGGTAGAGGTTCACCACGACCAGGTCGAAGGGCTCCACCTCCAGCTCGGCGAGCTGCCTGCGGTGGTCCGCCAGGCGCAGATCGGCGAGGATCCCGGCGTGCACCCGGGGGTGCAGCGTCTTGACCCGGCCGTCGAGGCACTCCGGGAAACCGGTGAGCTCCTCGACCTTGGTGACCGGCACACCGGCAGCGGCGATCTTCGCCGCGGTGGATCCGGTGGAGACGAGCGTGACGCCCGCCTCGTGCAGCCCGAGGGCCAGCTCCTCCAGACCCGACTTGTCGTAGACGCTGACGAGCGCGCGCCGGATGGGCTTAACGGTGTCCGTGTTCTCGGTGTGCACCGACCTGAACCTTTCGTCCCTCAATGCGGTAGCCGTTACGGGCCAGACGCCCCACGACATCGACGAGCAGCTTCCGCTCGACTTCCTTGATGCGCTCGTGCAGAGCGCTTTCGTCGTCCTGCTCCCGGATCTCGACCACACCCTGGGCGATGATCGGTCCGGTGTCGACGCCGTCGTCGACGAAG comes from the Streptomyces sp. NBC_01471 genome and includes:
- a CDS encoding DUF3017 domain-containing protein, yielding MGDESGSTEPAGAESQEPAAPDGEDAVSAPGPDGEPVRTTRRFPRVTRDTARPEGGGRAAPGDAPAPARQWPLLTVLVTIGVGLLLVAFDVTRVGLLLVGVALIGGAVMRWWVRSVGMLAVRSRFTDMVTYGVLGVVITLLALMVQPDPWLKLPFLEGLMRFTVR
- a CDS encoding bifunctional methylenetetrahydrofolate dehydrogenase/methenyltetrahydrofolate cyclohydrolase; protein product: MTAQILDGKATAAAIKSDLTVRVAALKEKGVAPGLGTLLVGDDPGSRWYVNGKHRDCAEVGIGSIQRELPDTATQEDIEAVVRELNENPECTGYIVQLPLPKGIDTNRILGLMDPAKDADGLHPTSLGKLVLNEEGPLPCTPYGIIQLLRHHGVEINGAHVVVVGRGITVGRSIPLLLTRKSENATVTQCHTGTRDLPALLKQADIIVSAAGVRHIINPEDVKPGAAVLDVGVSRDENGKIAGDVHPGVAEVAGWVSPNPGGVGPMTRAQLLVNVVEAAERSVG
- a CDS encoding RDD family protein yields the protein MSFGDPNPNNPYGPPPGQPQGQPQQPPQQGYGYPQQAPQGVPQQPGYGYPQAPPVQPYGGGGYPEQGGYGGQPQFAGWWSRFGALLIDGLVIGIPYGIVLAIGRGIGGGVGAALVLVGVLLGIGLGLFKLYKEGTTGQFVGKKALGISLLREADGQTLGFGMAFVRYLAHFVDSIACYLGWLWPAWDSKKQTFADKICSTVVVKVG
- the purH gene encoding bifunctional phosphoribosylaminoimidazolecarboxamide formyltransferase/IMP cyclohydrolase; the protein is MSWGVWPVTATALRDERFRSVHTENTDTVKPIRRALVSVYDKSGLEELALGLHEAGVTLVSTGSTAAKIAAAGVPVTKVEELTGFPECLDGRVKTLHPRVHAGILADLRLADHRRQLAELEVEPFDLVVVNLYPFTETVASGATPDECVEQIDIGGPSMVRAAAKNHPSVAVVTSPGRYADVLTAVRGGGFDLTARKRLAAEAFRHTAAYDVAVAGWFADDYAAADDSGFPEFLGATYERGNVLRYGENPHQGAALYVSGTGGLAQAEQLHGKEMSYNNYTDTDAARRAAYDHAEPCVAIIKHANPCGIAIGADLAEAHRKAHACDPVSAYGGVIAVNRPVTVALAEQIAPIFTEVVVAPAYEDGAVDVLARKKNIRVLRCPDAPSAAAEVKQIDGGALLQVTDRLQAEGDDPANWTLASGDALDAAGLAELSFAWKACRAVKSNAILLAKDGASVGVGMGQVNRVDSAKLAVERAGEERARGAYAASDAFFPFPDGFEILANAGVSAVVQPGGSVRDELVVEAARKAGVTMYFTGTRHFFH